The genome window ACCCTGCAGCCAGGACAATCGGCAGCGATCGTGGGGCCGAGCGGTAGTGGTAAGACGACGTTGCTGCAGATCCTCGGTGCGCTCGATACACCTGATCAGGGTCGTGTGCGAATCAACGACACCGACCCATTCGACTTGGATCAAAAGCAACGTGCCATCTTTCGCAATCAAACGATTGGTTTCGTGTTCCAAGACCATCATCTCTTACCGCAACTCTCGGTGATCGAAAACGTGCTCATTCCCGCGCTTGCTGTCGGTGCGGCCACGGACGCTCACGCCGAGCGAGCCCAATCGCTGATCGAAGCCGTCGGACTGAAGGACCGCAGCACGCACTTGCCTGGTGAATTGTCAGGTGGAGAACGCGAGCGAGTGGCGATCGCAAGAGCACTCCTCATGCGTCCCACGTTAATTCTCGCCGACGAACCTACCGGCAATCTCGATGCTAAAACTGCCGCGGGGATCACCGACGTGCTGCTACGGCTGCAAGCTGACGAGAATGCCGTGCTGGTCACCGTCACGCACTCGGAAACTCT of Allorhodopirellula heiligendammensis contains these proteins:
- a CDS encoding ABC transporter ATP-binding protein — encoded protein: MLVVENLGKSYESIGQPLRVLEDLSLTLQPGQSAAIVGPSGSGKTTLLQILGALDTPDQGRVRINDTDPFDLDQKQRAIFRNQTIGFVFQDHHLLPQLSVIENVLIPALAVGAATDAHAERAQSLIEAVGLKDRSTHLPGELSGGERERVAIARALLMRPTLILADEPTGNLDAKTAAGITDVLLRLQADENAVLVTVTHSETLADAMQTQFELAQGRLVERAAA